From a region of the Hemibagrus wyckioides isolate EC202008001 linkage group LG14, SWU_Hwy_1.0, whole genome shotgun sequence genome:
- the irx3b gene encoding iroquois-class homeodomain protein IRX-3b, with protein sequence MALPQLGYKYVRALYPTDRAGMLAGRVGAELSPTSNISNSLSVYGSPFSASQTYSAFLPYSSDVSVLNHLASPYELKESPGMQHPGFPAAHPAFFPYSQYQYGDASRPKNATRESTSTLKAWLSEHRKNPYPTKGEKIMLAIITKMTLTQVSTWFANARRRLKKENKMTWVPKTQPDEEGNVYPSDNEGEEDKRDEDDDEEIDLENIDTENIENKDDSDCRDELRSDSKITETDRSDSDASEGFEDTQRQEKSFVKSSGMKGMDSCAEGQRDEDRKSPTAEPLRNLNPPQKPKIWSLAETATTPDHPKKSAVMSRTAVQSSAGNMHNWTKMAISAQQLALTHHYFGLKQPSNNVMINKHADARTHAL encoded by the exons ATGGCTCTCCCGCAGCTTGGCTATAAGTATGTAAGAGCGCTGTATCCCACTGATCGGGCCGGAATGCTGGCGGGCCGTGTGGGTGCTGAGCTCAGCCCGACCAGCAACATCTCTAACTCCCTGTCTGTGTACGGATCTCCGTTCAGCGCCAGCCAGACATACAGCGCCTTCCTGCCCTACTCCAGCGACGTTTCCGTGCTCAACCACCTG GCCAGTCCATACGAGCTGAAAGAGAGTCCCGGTATGCAGCACCCAGGGTTTCCCGCTGCGCACCCAGCTTTCTTCCCTTATAGCCAATATCAGTATGGAGATGCGTCTCGACCCAAAAACGCCACTCGCGAGAGCACAAGTACTCTGAAGGCCTGGCTGAGCGAGCATAGGAAGAACCCATATCCCACCAAGGGCGAGAAGATCATGCTCGCCATCATCACCAAAATGACCCTCACCCAAGTGTCCACCTGGTTCGCCAACGCGCGCAGGAGACTGAAGAAGGAGAACAAGATGACCTGGGTACCAAAGACACAACCGGACGAAGAGGGAAACGTTTACCCGAGCGACAACGAAGGCGAGGAGGACAAGCGGGACGAGGACGACGACGAGGAGATAGATCTGGAGAACATCGACACGGAGAACATCGAGAATAAGGACGACTCGGACTGTCGGGACGAGCTCAGGTCGGATTCCAAAATTACGGAAACGGACAGGAGTGACTCGGACGCGTCCGAGGGGTTTGAGGACACGCAGAGACAGGAGAAAAGTTTTGTAAAAAGCAGCGGGATGAAAGGCATGGACAGCTGCGCGGAGGGACAGAGGGACGAGGACAGGAAAAGCCCCACAGCAGAGCCTTTGAGGAATCTAAATCCACCACAAAAGCCCAAAATTTGGTCTTTGGCTGAAACAGCAACGACACCAGATCATCCGAAAAAGTCTGCAGTAATGAGCAGGACTGCTGTGCAGAGCTCTGCGGGGAACATGCACAACTGGACAAAAATGGCCATTTCTGCTCAGCAGCTCGCATTAACACACCATTACTTTGGACTTAAACAGCCGAGCAACAACGTTATGATTAACAAGCACGCAGACGCCAGGACTCACGCCTTATGA